The following DNA comes from Micromonospora chokoriensis.
GGTGCCCGGGTACGGGGCGAGTCTTGCCACCTACCGGGAGTACATGGTCAACCACGAGGTGGGGCACAAACTCGGCTTCGGTCACGAGCGGTGCCCCGGGCGGGGCCGAGGAGCGCCGGTGATGCAGCAGCAGACGCTGGGTCTGCACGGCTGCACCGCGAACGCCTGGCCGTACCCGCAGGGCAAGGTCCGCTACAGCGGGCCGGTCGGGGCGTACGACGACAGGATCCCGCGTCGCGAGGGCGCGTACTCCGCGCACTGATCCTGATCGACCGGGGCGGCGCCTCAGGTGCGGCGGCCACGTTCCTGAGCCAGGCGCTCGTCCAGCCTGCCCAACTCGTAGACGGCGTTGAGGCTGGTCGGCAGGCGGCTGACATTGTCCGGCGCGGGTTCGGGATCAGGAGTGGGAGCGGGGGCCGGCACCGGTGCCGCGGAGGGGCCCGGGGCTCGGCGACGCAGGAACAGCAGGGCCAGCACCACCAGGACGCCCAGAAGGAGCAGGTAGGACACGGGCGGCCACCTGTCGCGGGCGGAGTCGGCCGGCGGCGCGGCGACCGGAGCGGGGGTGTCCACGTCGCGCACGGGCACCTCGGCCTCGCGGCTGCCCGTGCTCCCGCCACCACCGGGACGGGCGGGTGCGACGACGGGTGCCGCCGGAGGTCGGGCACCGGCCGACGACACGACGGACGGGGTGGTGGCGGGTGCCGCGGAGCTGGGCCGGGCGGTGGCGGCTGGTGGGCCGGGTGTTGACGGCGGGGCCGGGGTGACACTCGGCGGGCGGTCGCCCTCCAACAGGTCGTCGACGATCCGGCCGACACCGCCGAGGAGTTCGCCGACCGGACCCGGGGTGGCCGACGGCGACGGTGTGGGCGCGAGGGCGAGGGTCAGCACGAGGGCGACGACGGCAGGCACGACGGCCACCTCCGGTGTGTCGATGTGCCAGGCACCGTACCGCAGTGTGGGATCGGGTGGGTGACCCTGCCACGCCGCAGGCGGGGACGTGGTGCGTCCCCGCCTGCTGCGTCTCCCGTGGTCAGACCGGCAGGCCGCCGACCTGGGTCGAGATCCACGATCGGATCGAGGGCAGGTCGACGTAGATGGACGGGCCGGTGGCGCAGGTGGAGTTGTTGTTGCCGGCCCGGCTGGTCGCGCCGATCAGGTTCCACACCCCGTTGACGCGGCGTACCTGCGGACCGCCGGAGTCGCCGTAGCAGGCGCCGGAGTTGCCGTTGGTATTGTTGGTGCAGATCTCGTACGGGCCGTTGATGCCGGAGCACCGGCTGTCGGCCACGATGGACGTGTCCAGCTCGTTGGCGACCGTCGGGGCGGAGCCGCAGCCCCGGGGTGCGCAGGTCTGTCCCCAACCGATGATCCGGGTGGCCGTGCCGACCGCGCCGGACGTGCTCGGGATCGGGGCCGGGGCGTACGCGACGGAGCTGGCCAGTTGCAGCAGCTTCACGTCGACGCTCGGGTGGTTGACCGCGCGGGTCACCCGCACCACCGTGCCGCCGCTGGTGCGGTTGATGCTGCCCACCCGCACCGAGGACGGCGTCGAGCAGTGCTTGGCGGTGACCGCCCAGTTGCCCTTGATCAGGGTGCCGGTGCAGCCGGAGACGTACACCATGAAGGGGTAGTTCTCCGAGGCCGGGCGGCCGCCGACCACCAGGGGCGCGACGTCGGAGGAGGTGCCGTCCCAGGTGTACGTGGTGCTGGCCGGCGCGGCCAGGCTGCCGGCGAACAGCGAGTTCACCCGGCTCGCCTCGGTCGAGCTGGGGTTCGCGTTACGGCAGGAGACCGGGGCGCTGCTGCCGGACATCAGGTCGGAGCAGAGGCCGGTACGCCGGTCCGGAAGGCCCAGGATGTGACCGAGTTCGTGGGCGGCGATGCGGTTGCGGTCGTAGCCCTGGTTGACGGCTGTGCGTCCCATCCAGATCCGCCCCGCGCCGAGGCCGGTCGGTTGCGCCCGAGGCCAGCCGTCGTCGACGTAGACGGTGATGCTGGCCGGGGTGCCGGCCAGCAGCCGGACGTTGCTGACCCGACTGTTCCAGATCTGCGCGGCCTGGTCGAAGTTGGTGCGGAACTCGCCGGTCCGGCTCGCGTCGTAGTAGACGGTGCGGACGGCGGCGGCCGGCGCGCCGGTGCTGAGCTGCACCCCGGCCGCCGCCAGAGTCGCCGCGAGCACGGCCAGCGCCACGCGTCGCAGTTGTCGTCGGAACATCAGGCACTCCCCTGCGGTCGTCCGGCGACCAACGGCCACCGGTCATTGAGATGTGTCGATGCTAGGCCGTGCGTGGTCGGCGACTGTCATAGCGGAAGCGTCATACCGGCGCGGGCGACGGCTGTTACCCAGCGGTTACCGCGCGGCGAAGCGCCCGTGCCGAGACGGGACGACGGTGGCGACAGAGGGCCACCGGCAGGGTCGCCGCGACGTGGCCCCGACGATCGAACGGAGGGACCACGATGAGGATCACCAGCGCACTGACCGCGGTGGCGGTCGTCCTCGCCGGACTGGTCGCCGGCGTGGGCAGCAGCAGCGCGGCGGGCAGCAGCGCGGCGGGCAGCAGCGCGGCGGGCAGCAGCGCGGCGGGCAGCAGCGCGGCGGGCAGCAGCGCGGCGGGCAGCAGCGCGGCGGGCAGCAGCGCGGCGGGCAGCAGCAGCGCGGCGGCCTACTGCGGAATCACCTGGGGCAGCGCGGAGAGGTCGGCCGGCGCGCTGAGCGACGCCCCGTTGACCGAGGTACGCACCGGCCGGCACGACTGCTACGACCGGGTCGTGTTCGAGTTCGCCGGGCCGGTCGACGGTTACGCCGTCGGTTACGGCGAGACCTGGACCGAGGGCGAGGGGTTGGCGTTGTCGCCGTACACCGCCGGGGGCGCCCTGCTGCGGGTATCGCTGCGGGCACCGGCGTACGACGACGCGCGCCAGGGGACCGTGCCCTACGCGGTCGGTGAGCACATCGCGAACCTGCTGCGCTACCCGACGGTGCGGGACATCGTCTTCGGCGGCAGCTTCGAGGGCTACAGCACCTTCGCGGTGGGCGTTCGGGCGCGGTTGCCGTTCCGCGTGCTCGTGCTCACCGGGCCGGGCACGCACAGCCGGATCGTGCTCGACGTCGCGCACCAGTGGTGACCTGCTGGCGCGGTGACGTTCGCGGGGAGCCGACGTGGTGGCGCTTCCCGCCGGTCCCGCCCGGCGGGAGCGCGGATCCCCGTTGTCACAGGTCGTCGGGCCACCAGTGCGGATCCAGGCTCTTGCCGTGGCCCTGCGGGCAGCGTCCGTAGCCGGTGCTGGACACGTTCCAGTGCCGGCGGCAGTACGGGGCGTCGCACCGACCGCAGAATCCGGCGTCGTCGTAGAAGCCCGCGGAGGTGACGGCGGCGTACCGGTACGGCGTGACGAAGGCGTCGGCGAGCCGTTGCGCCTCTGCCGGGTCCACTGGTCGGCCGAATCCGTTGCCCGCCACGATGCCGGAGAACAGCAGCCACCACTGCTGGTCGTCGTGACGCTCTCGGGCAGCGTGGTAGGCGTCGCGGTGCGCGGCAGACCAGCGCTGCCAGTCCGCCGGTCGGGCACCGGGCGCGACGAGTTCGACGCGTGCCCCCGGTCGCCCACACACCGCGCACAGTGGTTGCGCCACGAAGGCCTGGACCACACCTCATCAGCTCCTCCCTGCGTGGGCGCGGAGAGCCGGCACCGGTCGCCCACGACCCTGTAACACCCTGGCCAGCAGATACTCCGTCACGCGAGCGGCAACACGCCTGCGCGTCCCGGATCGGGTACGCGACCGACAAGGGTCTTGCCTCACCGGAGGCCGCCGGTGAACCTTAATCCACGGACACCGATCTGGCCGTCCGGCTTCGCGCGGCATGACCGGGAGGAATGCGGTGCACCCGTTACGGGCAGGTCGTCAGCGGGGAGTCTGCTGCGTGGTGGCCGCCGCCGGTTACGGCAAGACCACGGCGCTGCGCCGCTGGTTTCCCCTCACCGGTGCCCGCTGGTGCCGAGGGGACGACGGACCCGTACCCCACCTCGTCGCCGACGCCGTCGCGGCCGGCGACCGCGTGGTCGTGGTCGACGACCTGCCGCCGACCTCGGCGGAGCATCTGCACCTCCTGTTGCAGCAGGTCGGGCGGTGGGCGGACGATGTCACAGTCGTCCTCGCCTCGCGGTGGCCGATGCCGGTGCCCGCCGCCCGCCTGCTCGGCAGTGGTCTCTGGACCGAGCTGGGCCCCGCCGACCTGGCGCTCTCCCCGGACGAGGTCGGCGACCTGATCGCCGAGGAGTACGGCCTCTCCACTCCGGATCTCGCCGACCGGGTGTACGCGGCGACCGGCGGCTGGCCGGCGCTCGTCCACCTGTCCGCCGAGACCCTGCGACTGGGCGGAGTCCCGACCGGGCCGCTCGCCCCGGTCCTCAGCGAGCCCGGTGGGCCGATCGCGCGGTACGTCGCCGACGAGGTGCTCGCCGCGCTGCCGGCGGACGCGAGCCGGCTGCTGCGCCAGGTCGGTGCGCTGACGCCGGTGAGTGTGGGCCTGTGTCGCGCCCTCGGACACCGGGGTGCCGCGCGCATCCTCGACGGGCTGCGTCGCACCGGTCTGCTGACCCGGCCGGCCTGGGCGGCGGCCGGTCCGGGTGCACCGACGCCGGAGGAGCACCTCGTGCCGATCGTCGTCGAGACCGCCCGGCACGGGCACCGAGCTCCGACCGCCGACCGGGTCCGCACCACGGCCGTCGCCGCAGCAGCCTGGTACGACGAGCACGGACCGCCGGTCGCCGCCGCCCGCGAGTACCTGCGCGCCGGGGAGCACGCGGCGGGAGCCCGGGTGCTCGACGCGCACGGCGATCGGATGATCGCGGCGGGTCGCTCTGCCACGGTGATCGAGCTGGTCCGGGCGGTGCCGGAACGGCACCGCAGCCGGCGGTTGCGCCTTCTGCTCGGCGACGCGTTGCGCACCCTCGGGGACCTGGGCGCGGCCACCCGCGAGTACGACGTCGTCGCCGAGGAGGCCTGGGACGCCGGCCTGGCCTGGCGGATGGGTCGGATCCACTATCAGCGCGGTGACGCCCGCACGGCCCTGGCGATCCTCGGCCGGCCGCTCGCCCGGCCCGCCCCACCGGCCGATCGGGCGCTACTGCTCGCCTGGACCGCACACGCGCACCTGCTGGCCGGCGACACCGGGACCGCCATCGACGACGCACGGCAGGCGCTCGCTGCCGCGACCAGCGCCGGGCAGGACGACGTCCTGGCCACGGCCCACCTCAGCGTCGCCCTGTGCCTCAGTGTCGTCGGTGACAGCGCGGGCAGCGAGGAGCACTTCGCCCTGGCACTGCCGATCGCGGAACGCACCGGTGACGTCCTGCTGCTCACCCGGATCCACACCAACCGTACGCACCGGTTCCTGCGCACCGGCCGCTTTGCCGAGGCGCTGGCGACGGCCGAGCGATCGGCCCGGTATGCCGCGCTGGCCGGCGCGCCCAGTCTGCGCGCCATCGCCACCAGCAACGAGGCCGAAGCGTTGGCGATGCTCGGCCGCTACGACGAGGCGGTGCAGCGGTACCAGGCGGCGCTGACGTTCTACCAGCAGAAAGGCTCCCGCCGCTTCATCCACGCACTGCTCGGCCTCGGTGAGCTGTACCGCCGGCGGGGCTGGCGCGAGCAGGCGCGCGCCGCCTACGAGGAGACGATCCGGGTCACCGAGGAGACCGGCAACGCGCACGTCCTGGTGGCCGCGCTCGCCGGGCTGGCGCTGGTACGACTCGACGACGATGTGCCGGCGGCGGCGGCGCACGCCGACCGTGCTGCCCGGGGCGTCGCGGACGAGATCGTCGTGCCCGCACTGCTCGCACAGGGCTGGGTGGCGCTGCGGATGGCCGCGCCCGACCGGGCCACCACGTTCGCCGGCGAGGCGGCTCGGATCGCGCGCGCCCAGGGCGACCTGGCCGGGTTGGCCGACGCGCTCGAACTGCGGGCCGCCGCCGAGCAGGACCTCGGGCGCGCCCGTACGGCGCTGCGCGAGGCGTGCGCGATCTGGACTCGGGCCGGTGCGACGGTCGAGGCGGCCAGGCTGCTGGTCGTCCTCGGGCGGTTGCCCGGAGCAGACATCGACGATCGGCTGGCCGGCCTTCTCGCTGCCGAACAGGTCGCTCTCGCCGGCGCCCTGGTGGACCGGACGGCGAGCAGTTCCGACGGCGGGGCGCCCGGCACCGGGCCGATCTATCAGCGGGTGGTGATCCGGGCCCTCGGCCGGTTCGAGGTGCACCTCGACGGCCACCCGGTGCCCGCTTCGCAGTGGCAGTCCCGCAAGGCTCGTGACCTGGTACGAATCCTCGTCGCCCGCCGCGGCCGCCCGGTGCCACGCGGTGAGCTGTGCGAACTGCTCTGGCCGGACGACGACCCGGATCGCACCGGGCACCGGCTGTCGGTCCTGCTCTCGATCGTCCGCGGGGTGTTCGACCCGACGAAGACGTTCGCCCCGGACCACTTCCTCGTCGCCGATCACGCCTGCATCGCGCTCGACGTCAGCCGGTTGCGGGTGGACGTCGAGGAGTTCCTCGCGCACGTCGCGCACGCGCGTCGCCTGGTGGAACGGGGGGCGCCGGCGGAGGGGCGGACGGTGCTGCTGGCCGCCGACCG
Coding sequences within:
- a CDS encoding S1 family peptidase, whose translation is MAAPASTTYTWDGTSSDVAPLVVGGRPASENYPFMVYVSGCTGTLIKGNWAVTAKHCSTPSSVRVGSINRTSGGTVVRVTRAVNHPSVDVKLLQLASSVAYAPAPIPSTSGAVGTATRIIGWGQTCAPRGCGSAPTVANELDTSIVADSRCSGINGPYEICTNNTNGNSGACYGDSGGPQVRRVNGVWNLIGATSRAGNNNSTCATGPSIYVDLPSIRSWISTQVGGLPV
- a CDS encoding AMIN-like domain-containing (lipo)protein; translation: MRITSALTAVAVVLAGLVAGVGSSSAAGSSAAGSSAAGSSAAGSSAAGSSAAGSSAAGSSAAGSSSAAAYCGITWGSAERSAGALSDAPLTEVRTGRHDCYDRVVFEFAGPVDGYAVGYGETWTEGEGLALSPYTAGGALLRVSLRAPAYDDARQGTVPYAVGEHIANLLRYPTVRDIVFGGSFEGYSTFAVGVRARLPFRVLVLTGPGTHSRIVLDVAHQW
- a CDS encoding BTAD domain-containing putative transcriptional regulator, which produces MVAAAGYGKTTALRRWFPLTGARWCRGDDGPVPHLVADAVAAGDRVVVVDDLPPTSAEHLHLLLQQVGRWADDVTVVLASRWPMPVPAARLLGSGLWTELGPADLALSPDEVGDLIAEEYGLSTPDLADRVYAATGGWPALVHLSAETLRLGGVPTGPLAPVLSEPGGPIARYVADEVLAALPADASRLLRQVGALTPVSVGLCRALGHRGAARILDGLRRTGLLTRPAWAAAGPGAPTPEEHLVPIVVETARHGHRAPTADRVRTTAVAAAAWYDEHGPPVAAAREYLRAGEHAAGARVLDAHGDRMIAAGRSATVIELVRAVPERHRSRRLRLLLGDALRTLGDLGAATREYDVVAEEAWDAGLAWRMGRIHYQRGDARTALAILGRPLARPAPPADRALLLAWTAHAHLLAGDTGTAIDDARQALAAATSAGQDDVLATAHLSVALCLSVVGDSAGSEEHFALALPIAERTGDVLLLTRIHTNRTHRFLRTGRFAEALATAERSARYAALAGAPSLRAIATSNEAEALAMLGRYDEAVQRYQAALTFYQQKGSRRFIHALLGLGELYRRRGWREQARAAYEETIRVTEETGNAHVLVAALAGLALVRLDDDVPAAAAHADRAARGVADEIVVPALLAQGWVALRMAAPDRATTFAGEAARIARAQGDLAGLADALELRAAAEQDLGRARTALREACAIWTRAGATVEAARLLVVLGRLPGADIDDRLAGLLAAEQVALAGALVDRTASSSDGGAPGTGPIYQRVVIRALGRFEVHLDGHPVPASQWQSRKARDLVRILVARRGRPVPRGELCELLWPDDDPDRTGHRLSVLLSIVRGVFDPTKTFAPDHFLVADHACIALDVSRLRVDVEEFLAHVAHARRLVERGAPAEGRTVLLAADRLYRADAFEDEPYADWSGPLREEARAAYLGLLRMLAQVSRATAGPPAAVPYLLRLLERDPYDQPAHRALVRTLSAGGQHGEARRALARYREAMFAIGVHPPDEIILAPGRPGRQQRQDVDHRGSPAAANGRRDPAPDRRR